The genomic segment GGCTACGCTATCTTTTTAAAGAAAATATCAGGAAAGATGAAAAAATTATAAAGCCAGAAATTCTTTCTGAATTATTATTTTCGATTCCAAAAGACATATTGAATCGTTTACAAAATGCTATTGATGAGCTAAATTCACATCAAGCTTATTCCATCATCGAACAAATTGATGATGAAATTCTTGCAAACGCATTAAAAAAAATGGTTGAAAAATATCGTTTTGATGAAATCCAAAAACTTATCGAAGAGGTAAATAATAAATAATGGCTCTGCTTGAAAATAAAGAAAAACATATTTTAATAATCGACGATAAAATTGAAAATTTAAAAGTTCTTTCTATGATGCTTCACGAACAAAACTTTACTGTTCGAGAAGCCATCAATGGTTCTATAGCTTTGAAAAGCATTCAAAAAGTAAAACCGGATTTAATTCTGCTCGATATTTTATTGCCAGATATGAATGGTTATGACCTATGTAAACAGTTGAAATCTAATATAGAAACTAAAAATATACCAGTATTGTTTATTAGTGTATTAGACGAAACAAAGGATAAAATAAAAGCCTTTGATGCAGGAGGAGTCGATTATTTAAGAAAACCATTTGAAGAGCAAGAGGTTATTGCTCGTATAAATACTCATTTAAAAATAAGTGAACTACAAAAACGGCTTGAACAAGAGATTGAGGCAAATAAAAAAACAGAAAAATATCTTTATGAAGAGAAAAAAAAAGCGCAAAAATATCTTGATATCGCTTGTGTTATGTTGGTTGCTCTAAACAGCAAGGGGGAAATAATACTCATTAATAAGAAAGGTTGTAAAATTATTGGATATAAAGAAGAAGATATTTTAAGAAAAAATTGGTTTGAAACAATAATCCCTAAAAAAATAAAAGAAGATATGTTAAATGTTTTTCACAAATTAATGGCAGGGGATGTTGAATCTTTTGAATATTTTGAAAATTCGATTTTGACAAAGGACAATCAAGAGAGAATTCTACAATTTCACAATACCGTCATAAAAAATGAATTAGGATATATAACAGGAATATTATTTTCAGGTGAAGATATCACTGAACAAAGGATAGCTCAAGAAGAGAAAAATAAAATTGAAGAACAGCTCCGTCAGTCTCAAAAAATAGAAGCTATTGGAACTTTGGCAGGTGGTATAGCCCATGATTTTAATAATATGTTAGGAGTTATCATCGGAAATACTTCGTACGCACTATCTCGATTAAACAGAGATGACGAATTATTTGAAATTTTGTCGGACGTCCATGAAAGTGCAAAGAGATCTCAAAAATTGACTCGTCAACTTCTTACATTTGCTAAAGGTGGAGATCCAATCAAAAAAACTGTTAACATTAAAGAATTCATAAAAGAATCAGTGAATTTTGTTACCATAGGAACAAAAATTATATGTGAATTTGATTTTAAAGATGATTTATGGACAGTTGAAATTGATGTAGATCAACTCAATCAAGCCATTAGCCACCTATTGCTTAATGCAAGCCATGCAATGTCAGAAGGTGGGATAATACAAATCCGATCAGAAAATACTATAATCGAAAATGATAGAATCATTCCTTTACTACCAGGTCGTTATGTCAAAATCAGTATTCAGGACCATGGCCTTGGCATTTCAGAACAATATCTTTCAAAAATATTTGAACCTTATTTTTCAACAAAACAAAAAAATAGTGGACTTGGACTCGCTACTACATATTCAATTATAAAAAAACACAATGGCCATATTACAGTTGATTCTAAAATTGGAGAAGGCACAATTTTCTGTATTTATCTTCCTGCATCCAAGCGAGCAGATATTAAAAAGTCTGAAAAAAAAGAGGCCTCACAGGATAAAGGTCATGGCAAAATTCTTATTATGGATGATGAAGAATCTATTTTGAGAATGGTGAGCAGAATGTTAAATAGCCTTGGATATGAACCCTATTTTTCTCATGATGGTGATGAAACAATAAAAATTTATCAAGAATCCTTAGAATCAGAAAAACCATTTGACTTGTTAATTTTGGATTTAACAATTCCAGGAGGTAAAGGCGGTGCTGAAACTATTAAAAGGTTGTTAGATATTAATCCAAATGTTAAAGCTGTTGTATCAAGTGGCTATTCAAATGATCCAGTAATGGCTAATTTTAAAAATTATGGATTTTGTGAAGTTTTACCTAAACCATATACCCGTAATCAGCTGATGGATTTGCTAAGAAAATTTTAAATTTTATTTTAGTTTTAAGCCTTTTAACCAGATCCTTAACCCGTTAATTGCCATTACCAATAATATAACATACAGCAAAGCAATAAATTTAACATTTTTTACATAATATAGCCAAATACCAATAATATCTACAATTATCCAATATACCCAGCTTTCAATACGTTTTTGAGCCATTAGAAACATTGCTGTAAAGCTCATTATAGTAGTTAATGCGTCAATAAAAGGATATGAAGCTGGTTCAGGAAACAGAGTCGGTAGAGTTATATGAATTTTTCGCATAAATATGCCTATAATTATTGAAAGAATACATGTACTCAACACCCATAATGCAATAACTTTTCTATCACTTATCTTTACAATAATATTTGTGTCATCTTTATCTTTTAATCCTTTTTTCCAATACCACCAGCCATAAAAACTGGCTCCAAGATAATATACTTGCTCAATAGCATCCGAATACAACTGTATTTGATAAAACAAGAAAAAATATAATATCACAGAAAAAATGCCTATTGGCCATGTGAGCATATTTTTTTTTGAAATCAGCCATACAGAAGATAAATACAATATTGTGCCGATGAATTCAATATAGCTCATGGGATAGCTTAATAGCGTAAATACGATAGTATTAACGCTAAAAAGAGCTGAAATAGAATTAATAAAAGTTGAATCCAATTTGAACCCCTTTTTTTTTATTTTTTGACCTTCAATATTTTTTATGTTTGCGTAATATATTTTTTACTTTTTGAATTCGTTCTTCTATAGTTCCTTTTAATAGGTAATAAGGAAGTTTTCTGGCATGTAAATCTGCAATAATTTGTTTTTGGAATATTTTTCGTTTCGCATCTCCAGACCTATCCCATGTGTCATCATAGGGAATATCGATATCGCATAAAAAATTAATATCATATCGATTTGATGCACTCAATGCTAGTTTTTCTAATTCTTTATGGGCTTTTCCGTAGTAATATTGTGAAAACATAAATGTGGTTATAGCATTGGTATCGGTAAATAAATAGACATTAGAATTTTGAATTTTTTCGTCTTCAAGTTTTATGTGGTCCATAGCTATATCTAAAAGCTGTTCCAATGATAATTTTCTATTGATTTGATTCTTTGTCCAATATTCTCGGGCATATTCATGCATCCATTCAGTGTTAAATTCTGTAGCTAATTTTTCAGCTAATGTTGTTTTTCCAGTACTTGGAGCTCCTAAAAAAACAACATTAGTAATTAAATTTTTATAAACAATAGGATGAATATAATTTCTACATTTAAAGGGAGCATTTCGGATTTGTGTAGCTGAAACAGGTATAATTTTTCTTTCAGGATCAACTTGGCGATTTTCGCAATTTAATGCTTTACTCATATGTGAACCATAAAATTCACTTGAATAAAATGCCGATATACCTGAAATTTTTAGTTTATTGATTATATAATCTTCATGGATTTTTTGTATTTCGCGAGTATTACCAACTTCCATGGGCCCTTCCCATGCCTCAATAACTTTTACTTGCGGATATAATGTTTTTATCCATGCCGATCTAATTTGTAATGGTATATTGGTTACATCTGAAGCATTATAAATAATTACAATTACTTCATCCATTTCATCTAAAGCGGTTTCTATAATAAGCTGATGGCCTTTATGGAATGGAGCAAATTTACCTAATGTTAAACCTTTTTTTTGTTTTTTTTGCATTATCAAGAAGAACTAATCTACGGAAAATTAAATCCCTTTTTGGCATCCTTCAATTTTAGATTACACTTTTAATTCTGGATTCCCGCCTTCGCGGGAATGACGGCACAACACCACGTCATTCCCGCGAAGGCGGGAATCCAGTTTAAATAAAGTGTTAACTACTTTTCATGCAATATGAAGGATGTCCCCTTTTTTATAAATTTTTCGTCCCTATGAGATAAAAAAATCCCCATCCAAAATAAATATGGATATGAGAAGTTTGTAAAAGGGGAGGGGGCTTTTTTATAAATTTTAGTTATTTTTTTATTTAGATGCATCACTAAAATAGAATATATTTGATTTATTAAACATCAGCTAAGGCTAAAAATAGTGAATATGTGAAATTTTACTATTTAAATATATTCTATTTTTGAAATATATGCTATAAAAAAAGCTGTAATATTCAAATGCATTTATTGGGCAAATATTTGCCGGCTTACTTTAAATAAGCCTTTAAAGTCGTACACATCATGGTCAAAATACGTTATTTTTCTTATTCTTTCATTTTCTCCCACGCGCTCCTTTAATTTTTTTATTGCGGAGGCATCATTTTTGCCAATTTTTTGAAAATTTTGAAAATTATCTTTTAATTTATCTATTAAATGGTCAGGAATATTCTTTATATCTCTTAAATTTTCTACCTCTTCATCGTAGATGGGATTTACTCTATTTACAATAAAACCACCAAAATGCATTCCATTTTCTTTTAATTTGTCATATAGAAAAATTGATTCCTTCAAGGGATCTCTATTTGGGCTAGTTATAGCAACAAATGTGCAGTGGGAGCTTTTCAGTAAGGCTTTTACTGCATTAGCTCTATGGCGAAAACCATCAAACAAAACATCATCCCAAAGGCGAAAAAAATCAGCTATATCTTCAAGCACAGAGCCACCCATTACTTGGCTTACTACTTTTAAAAATGGAGCAGCAACAATAGAAATTACCTTCATTCCCACTTTTCCAGCGTTAAGATATGGCTTAAATAATTTTAAAAACATATTATGTCCAAGTATATTAGTCATTCTTTGGGGAGCATCAAGGAAATCAAGGGCTCTTCTACTTGGAGGTGTATCTAAAATTATTAAATCATATTGATCCTGATAATATATTTCATAAACTTTTTCCATTGCCATATATTCATGGGAGCCTGCAAGTGTGCTGGAAATATGCTGATAATATCTATTTTTTAAAATATTTTGCTGCATGTTCGCAGGAGCATATTTAGTTATTAAGTGATCAAAAGTTCTTTTTGTATCGAGCATCATAGCATATAATTCACCTGCCGGGTCTATTCCTAATGCTTTAAATTTTTCATCCGGCACTTTTTGAACTTCATATTCTAAAGAGCCAATACCTAATGAATCAGCGAGTCTTCTTGCAGGATCGATTGTTAATACTAAGGTTTTTTGACCAGTTAATGCTCCATGAAGACCAAGAGTTGCTGATATTGTAGTTTTTCCAACTCCGCCACTACCGCAGCAGACTATAATATTTGGGAGGTCACTTTTTTTAGCAAAATTAAACATAATTTATATTCTCTCTTTAATTTATTCAATTCAATTATTATCTTAAAAAAGCTACATAATAGATTTATAAGTAATTTCTTCAATCTGTTTCAGGCTTAGTTCGTTAGTATAAAAAAATGGAATTTCAATCACATCGCATTTCGACTTCTTCTTTATTAAATCAGCGTAATCGTGTTGAAGATTCCTACGAGTAATTTTTCTCATTGCTGATTCAAGTAATATTTTTTCTTGTTTAGACATGTTAGATGAATTTTGATGTAAGTTTTGAATTTCTTTTATATCTTCTTCTGTAAAAATTTTAGGATATATTCCGTTGATAAAAATCGCTTTTACAGGCATTTTAAGTTCATTTTCAGCTATGGCTTGCAATTCTATTGTTTCGTTAACAGGTAATTCTTCAGGCAGAGTAACAGCTA from the Desulfobacterales bacterium genome contains:
- a CDS encoding AAA family ATPase translates to MFNFAKKSDLPNIIVCCGSGGVGKTTISATLGLHGALTGQKTLVLTIDPARRLADSLGIGSLEYEVQKVPDEKFKALGIDPAGELYAMMLDTKRTFDHLITKYAPANMQQNILKNRYYQHISSTLAGSHEYMAMEKVYEIYYQDQYDLIILDTPPSRRALDFLDAPQRMTNILGHNMFLKLFKPYLNAGKVGMKVISIVAAPFLKVVSQVMGGSVLEDIADFFRLWDDVLFDGFRHRANAVKALLKSSHCTFVAITSPNRDPLKESIFLYDKLKENGMHFGGFIVNRVNPIYDEEVENLRDIKNIPDHLIDKLKDNFQNFQKIGKNDASAIKKLKERVGENERIRKITYFDHDVYDFKGLFKVSRQIFAQ
- a CDS encoding nicotinamide mononucleotide transporter: MSYIEFIGTILYLSSVWLISKKNMLTWPIGIFSVILYFFLFYQIQLYSDAIEQVYYLGASFYGWWYWKKGLKDKDDTNIIVKISDRKVIALWVLSTCILSIIIGIFMRKIHITLPTLFPEPASYPFIDALTTIMSFTAMFLMAQKRIESWVYWIIVDIIGIWLYYVKNVKFIALLYVILLVMAINGLRIWLKGLKLK
- a CDS encoding response regulator yields the protein MALLENKEKHILIIDDKIENLKVLSMMLHEQNFTVREAINGSIALKSIQKVKPDLILLDILLPDMNGYDLCKQLKSNIETKNIPVLFISVLDETKDKIKAFDAGGVDYLRKPFEEQEVIARINTHLKISELQKRLEQEIEANKKTEKYLYEEKKKAQKYLDIACVMLVALNSKGEIILINKKGCKIIGYKEEDILRKNWFETIIPKKIKEDMLNVFHKLMAGDVESFEYFENSILTKDNQERILQFHNTVIKNELGYITGILFSGEDITEQRIAQEEKNKIEEQLRQSQKIEAIGTLAGGIAHDFNNMLGVIIGNTSYALSRLNRDDELFEILSDVHESAKRSQKLTRQLLTFAKGGDPIKKTVNIKEFIKESVNFVTIGTKIICEFDFKDDLWTVEIDVDQLNQAISHLLLNASHAMSEGGIIQIRSENTIIENDRIIPLLPGRYVKISIQDHGLGISEQYLSKIFEPYFSTKQKNSGLGLATTYSIIKKHNGHITVDSKIGEGTIFCIYLPASKRADIKKSEKKEASQDKGHGKILIMDDEESILRMVSRMLNSLGYEPYFSHDGDETIKIYQESLESEKPFDLLILDLTIPGGKGGAETIKRLLDINPNVKAVVSSGYSNDPVMANFKNYGFCEVLPKPYTRNQLMDLLRKF
- a CDS encoding AAA family ATPase, encoding MQKKQKKGLTLGKFAPFHKGHQLIIETALDEMDEVIVIIYNASDVTNIPLQIRSAWIKTLYPQVKVIEAWEGPMEVGNTREIQKIHEDYIINKLKISGISAFYSSEFYGSHMSKALNCENRQVDPERKIIPVSATQIRNAPFKCRNYIHPIVYKNLITNVVFLGAPSTGKTTLAEKLATEFNTEWMHEYAREYWTKNQINRKLSLEQLLDIAMDHIKLEDEKIQNSNVYLFTDTNAITTFMFSQYYYGKAHKELEKLALSASNRYDINFLCDIDIPYDDTWDRSGDAKRKIFQKQIIADLHARKLPYYLLKGTIEERIQKVKNILRKHKKY